One stretch of Variovorax sp. TBS-050B DNA includes these proteins:
- a CDS encoding pyridoxal phosphate-dependent aminotransferase, whose protein sequence is MREAIQNLEASKIREVANAGLGRDDVLAFWFGESDEVTPEVIRQAAIESLQRGETFYAHNLGLPELREAIARYTSALHPAVDASRIAVTSGGVSALMLAVQALVEAGDDVIAVTPVWPNLTAQPAILGARVRTVPLVPTGGEWTLDLAALRRAVTPATRLLIVNAPNNPTGWTMTREEQQAVLDHCRATGTWILADEVYERLYFEPTPNGCAPSFLDIARPDDRLVVTHSFSKSFLMTGWRLGWLVLPPALVDGIGKLIEFNTSCASVFTQRAAIAAIAHTAEITPRVVAHLQRCRDTLVPLLAALPGVQVAPAKGGMYAFFRLEGFGDSLALAKRLVVEAGLGLAPGNAFAPEAEGWLRWCFASKDPDRLVQGVERLRAWLTKCAQPGVEL, encoded by the coding sequence ATGCGTGAAGCCATCCAAAACCTCGAAGCCTCCAAGATCCGCGAAGTCGCCAATGCCGGGCTCGGCCGCGACGACGTGCTCGCCTTCTGGTTCGGCGAAAGCGACGAGGTCACCCCCGAGGTGATCCGGCAGGCCGCGATCGAATCGCTGCAGCGCGGCGAGACCTTCTATGCCCACAACCTCGGACTGCCCGAGCTGCGCGAGGCGATCGCGCGCTACACCAGCGCGCTGCATCCGGCGGTCGACGCCTCGCGGATCGCCGTGACCTCGGGCGGCGTCAGCGCGCTGATGCTCGCGGTGCAGGCCCTCGTCGAGGCGGGCGACGACGTGATCGCCGTCACGCCGGTGTGGCCGAACCTGACGGCGCAGCCCGCGATCCTGGGCGCGCGCGTGCGCACCGTGCCGCTCGTGCCCACGGGCGGCGAGTGGACCCTGGACCTCGCGGCGCTGCGCCGCGCGGTCACGCCGGCGACCCGGCTGCTGATCGTCAACGCGCCCAACAACCCGACCGGCTGGACCATGACGCGCGAGGAGCAGCAGGCCGTGCTCGACCATTGCCGCGCCACCGGCACCTGGATCCTGGCCGACGAGGTCTACGAGCGGCTCTACTTCGAGCCGACGCCGAACGGCTGCGCGCCGAGCTTCCTCGACATCGCGCGGCCGGACGACCGGCTGGTCGTGACGCACAGCTTCTCGAAGAGCTTCCTGATGACCGGCTGGCGCCTCGGCTGGCTGGTGCTGCCGCCTGCGCTGGTCGACGGCATCGGCAAGCTGATCGAGTTCAACACCTCCTGCGCCAGCGTCTTCACCCAGCGCGCCGCCATCGCGGCCATCGCGCACACCGCCGAGATCACGCCGCGCGTCGTGGCCCACCTCCAGCGCTGCCGCGACACCCTGGTGCCGCTGCTCGCCGCGCTGCCCGGCGTGCAGGTCGCTCCCGCCAAGGGCGGCATGTACGCCTTCTTCCGGCTCGAGGGCTTCGGCGATTCGCTCGCACTCGCCAAGCGCCTGGTCGTCGAAGCCGGCCTCGGGCTCGCCCCCGGCAACGCCTTCGCGCCCGAAGCGGAGGGCTGGCTGCGCTGGTGCTTCGCCTCCAAGGACCCGGATCGCCTGGTCCAGGGCGTCGAGCGCCTCCGGGCCTGGCTCACGAAATGCGCGCAGCCTGGGGTCGAGCTATAA